In one window of Henckelia pumila isolate YLH828 chromosome 1, ASM3356847v2, whole genome shotgun sequence DNA:
- the LOC140875602 gene encoding uncharacterized protein, which translates to MTIFHFFNCAILTFGPHAVYYSATPLSEYDTIGTSIKAAVVYLVTTLVKLVCLATFLKVSESDSFDPYQELMKAMIGFIDVAGLYFALTRLTHRNISQNHKFQAVGLGWAFADSVLHRLAPLWVGARGLEFTWDYILQGLEANANLVLCISLAALGSLMWLRKNKPKPLIPIIYTCAGIVATMPSITSYLRRGLGWHFPKIVGFEMFISLIMAFISWQLFVACQRSSYKVVMT; encoded by the exons ATGACGATTTTTCATTTCTTCAACTGTGCAATCCTGACGTTTGGCCCTCACGCCGTTTACTACTCCGCCACCCCCTT ATCTGAGTATGATACAATTGGCACTTCAATTAAAGCAGCTGTTGTTTATCTCGTAACAACATTGGTTAAG CTTGTTTGTCTTGCTACATTTCTCAAGGTATCTGAAAGTGACAGTTTTGATCCATATCAG GAATTGATGAAAGCTATGATTGGGTTCATAGATGTTGCCGGACTTTATTTTGCATTAACACGGCTGACTCACAGAAATATATCTCAAAATCACAAATTCCAAGCTGTTGGACTTG GTTGGGCCTTTGCCGACTCCGTCCTGCATAGGTTGGCACCTCTTTGGGTCGGTGCGAGAGGCTTAGAATTTACTTGGGACTACATTTTACAGGGTCTTGAGGCTAATGCCAATCTG GTGTTGTGCATTTCACTTGCGGCATTAGGCTCTTTAATGTGGCTTCGGAAAAACAAGCCCAAGCCTTTGATTCCTATTATATACACATGTGCAGGGATTGTTGCCACAATGCCATCAATCACGAG CTATCTGAGACGAGGCCTGGGATGGCACTTCCCCAAGATAGTAGGATTCGAGATGTTCATTTCTTTGATAATGGCTTTCATCAGCTGGCAGCTATTTGTTGCCTGCCAGAGATCTAGCTACAAGGTCG